From the Desulfosarcina sp. BuS5 genome, one window contains:
- a CDS encoding pyruvate carboxylase subunit B produces the protein MDDHSQLKTTKIEYNKDRPKAKNPVKIMDLTFRDGHQSLFATRGRTEDMIPVAELMDEVGFWALETWGGATFDTMHRFLNEDPWERIRTLKRYIKKTPFSMLLRAQNLVGYRNYADDVAEAFVERAATNGMDIFRTFDALNDYRNFETVVPIIKKCGKHFQGCICYSMTEPRLGGDVYNLDYYIKKGKDLEKMGADSVCIKDMAGIIAPYDAYAIIAALKKSISVPIHLHSHFTSGMASMSQLKAIEAGVDILDTCMCPYAYRTSHPAIEPLVMTLLGTNRDTGFNIKQLAKINEILERDVVPKYRHLLDETKLSIIDINVLLHQTPGGMLSNLVNQLREMDALDKIDAVFEELPRVRKELGQIPLVTPTSQIVGIQTVNNVLFDDEKERYKMITGQVKDLCYGLYGKTAVPIDTKVQKKALKGYPRGEKPITCRPAEVIEPELAKAKEDVKGLAKDIDDEILYAIYPVTGKKFLEWKYGKEEPPEEVKPRTMEQVKAEEELIAKAKAGKLVEKIEKPAPPQGKDTRTFNVFVEDEYFEVKVDEPGGAPVVSYPPQMQAFPPPMPAAAAPAAPAAAPAVAPAAAPAAAPEAEEPEAVTVDGTPLEAPMPGLVIGFEKQVGDSVEKGETVLILEAMKMENALPSPISGTLASINCETGDNVAKGDMLCVIK, from the coding sequence ATGGACGATCATAGTCAGCTGAAAACAACAAAAATTGAATACAACAAAGACAGACCAAAAGCAAAAAACCCGGTAAAAATTATGGATCTGACTTTCCGTGACGGGCACCAGTCCCTGTTTGCCACAAGAGGTCGGACTGAAGATATGATTCCTGTTGCCGAGCTTATGGACGAGGTAGGTTTCTGGGCTCTGGAAACCTGGGGCGGCGCCACATTCGATACAATGCACCGTTTCTTAAATGAAGATCCATGGGAAAGAATACGGACTTTAAAAAGATATATCAAGAAAACCCCTTTTTCAATGCTTCTCAGGGCACAAAACCTGGTTGGCTACAGAAACTATGCCGATGATGTCGCTGAGGCCTTTGTTGAACGAGCTGCAACAAACGGTATGGATATTTTCAGAACCTTTGACGCGTTGAATGATTACCGAAATTTTGAAACAGTAGTTCCGATTATAAAAAAATGCGGAAAACACTTCCAGGGCTGTATATGCTATTCAATGACCGAACCAAGGCTTGGCGGAGATGTTTATAACCTCGATTATTACATTAAAAAAGGCAAAGATCTGGAAAAGATGGGAGCGGACAGCGTCTGCATCAAGGATATGGCCGGCATTATCGCTCCTTATGACGCTTATGCAATTATAGCAGCGCTAAAGAAGAGTATATCCGTACCGATTCATCTTCACAGCCACTTCACATCCGGTATGGCCTCCATGTCCCAGCTCAAGGCTATAGAGGCGGGCGTGGATATCCTTGACACTTGTATGTGCCCCTATGCTTATCGCACCTCACATCCGGCTATAGAACCCCTGGTAATGACACTCCTGGGCACAAACAGGGACACCGGTTTTAACATCAAACAACTGGCAAAGATCAATGAAATCCTCGAAAGAGATGTTGTGCCGAAATACAGGCACCTGCTGGATGAAACCAAACTTTCCATCATAGACATTAATGTGCTGCTCCACCAGACACCAGGCGGCATGCTTTCCAACCTGGTAAATCAGTTGCGTGAAATGGACGCTCTCGACAAAATAGATGCTGTTTTTGAGGAATTACCTAGAGTACGCAAAGAACTGGGACAGATACCCCTTGTCACGCCAACCAGCCAGATAGTCGGTATCCAGACAGTCAATAATGTTCTCTTTGATGATGAAAAAGAACGTTACAAAATGATAACCGGCCAGGTAAAAGATCTCTGCTACGGGCTTTACGGCAAAACCGCGGTCCCGATAGACACCAAGGTTCAGAAAAAAGCGCTTAAAGGATACCCAAGGGGAGAAAAGCCTATTACCTGCAGGCCGGCTGAGGTAATAGAACCTGAACTCGCTAAAGCAAAGGAAGATGTAAAAGGTCTTGCAAAAGATATTGACGATGAAATTCTTTACGCTATTTATCCTGTAACAGGCAAAAAATTTCTGGAATGGAAATATGGCAAAGAGGAGCCTCCGGAGGAAGTAAAACCAAGGACAATGGAACAGGTCAAGGCAGAAGAGGAACTTATCGCCAAAGCCAAAGCCGGAAAACTGGTTGAAAAGATTGAAAAACCAGCTCCTCCGCAAGGTAAAGATACGCGGACATTCAATGTTTTTGTAGAGGATGAATACTTTGAGGTTAAAGTCGATGAACCAGGTGGAGCCCCGGTAGTAAGTTATCCGCCTCAAATGCAGGCTTTTCCCCCTCCTATGCCGGCTGCTGCTGCTCCGGCTGCGCCGGCGGCTGCGCCAGCGGTTGCTCCGGCGGCTGCGCCAGCGGCCGCTCCTGAAGCAGAAGAGCCTGAAGCAGTGACTGTTGATGGGACTCCATTAGAGGCTCCGATGCCCGGCCTTGTCATAGGCTTTGAAAAACAGGTAGGCGATTCAGTGGAAAAAGGAGAGACTGTGCTAATACTGGAAGCTATGAAGATGGAAAACGCTCTACCCTCTCCGATAAGCGGTACACTTGCATCTATAAACTGTGAAACCGGCGATAATGTTGCAAAAGGCGATATGCTTTGTGTAATAAAATAA
- the scpA gene encoding methylmalonyl-CoA mutase yields MSEHKDKQKWLETAEKELRGKSLESLDWDTPEGIKVKPIYTAEDIEELECVNSLPGMPPYTRGPKATMYAGRPWTIRQYAGFSTARESNEFYRRNLAAGQKGLSIAFDLATHRGYDSDHPRVVGDIGKAGVAVDSIEDMKILFDQIPLDKMSVSMTMNGAVLPILAGYIVAAEEQGVGQEKLAGTIQNDILKEYLTRNTYIYPPIPSMRIVSDIIGYCSKNMPKYNTVSISGYHMMEAGANSVLQTAFTLADGLEYARAAIGAGLDIDTFAPRLSFFFGIGMNFFMDIAMLRAARFLWHEIISKFNPKNPKSAMLRTHCQTSGWSLTEQDPYNNIIRTTLECMSATLGGTQSLHTNSFDEAVGLPTDFSARIARNTQIIVQEESQICHVVDPMGGSYYVEALTNGIIEEVRKIMSEIEELGGMAKAIESGMPKMRIEESAARKQARIDMGKDVIVGVNKYKLEKEDSLDVLEVSNTVREEQIAMLKEIKAKRNSKNVENLLEAITNCAGSDGNLLEVCIEAARARATVGEISDAMEKVFGRYVATTQCISGAYASEYGDDETIASIQKRTKQFMEREGRRPRILVTKMGQDGHDRGIKVIATAYADLGFDVDISPMFQTPEEAAKMAVENDVHIVGSSSLAAGHKTLIPQLIEALKNENAENIKVVVGGVIPPGDYDFLYNAGAVGIFGPGTAITESVNHVLNAIENTG; encoded by the coding sequence ATGTCGGAACATAAAGACAAACAGAAATGGCTGGAAACAGCTGAAAAAGAATTAAGAGGCAAATCTCTTGAATCCCTTGACTGGGACACCCCGGAGGGAATTAAGGTAAAGCCCATTTATACAGCGGAAGATATTGAAGAGCTTGAATGTGTGAACAGTCTCCCCGGCATGCCGCCGTATACCCGGGGGCCCAAAGCCACCATGTATGCGGGCAGACCCTGGACGATACGTCAGTATGCCGGTTTTTCCACGGCCAGGGAGTCAAACGAGTTTTACAGGAGAAATCTGGCGGCCGGACAAAAGGGCCTTTCCATAGCATTTGATCTGGCAACCCACAGGGGATACGATTCAGACCATCCCAGGGTGGTAGGTGATATCGGCAAAGCAGGAGTCGCTGTCGATTCAATTGAGGATATGAAGATTCTTTTCGACCAGATTCCACTTGACAAAATGTCAGTCTCCATGACCATGAACGGGGCGGTTCTACCGATCCTTGCCGGTTATATCGTGGCGGCTGAAGAACAGGGCGTGGGTCAGGAAAAACTGGCCGGAACCATACAAAACGATATCCTGAAAGAATACCTTACACGCAACACATATATATATCCACCCATACCTTCAATGCGGATTGTTTCGGATATTATAGGGTACTGTTCAAAAAACATGCCTAAATATAATACGGTAAGCATAAGCGGTTATCACATGATGGAGGCCGGAGCCAATTCGGTGCTACAAACGGCCTTCACCCTGGCCGACGGACTTGAATATGCCCGGGCCGCCATAGGCGCCGGGCTTGATATTGATACTTTTGCCCCGCGTCTTTCATTCTTCTTCGGAATAGGAATGAATTTTTTCATGGACATCGCCATGTTAAGAGCCGCCCGCTTCCTGTGGCATGAGATCATATCAAAATTCAACCCCAAAAACCCTAAATCAGCCATGCTGAGAACCCACTGCCAGACCTCTGGCTGGAGCCTTACTGAACAGGATCCATACAATAACATCATACGCACAACACTTGAATGTATGTCCGCCACCCTTGGCGGGACCCAGTCATTGCATACCAACTCATTTGATGAAGCGGTCGGTCTCCCAACCGATTTTTCAGCCAGAATAGCCAGAAATACACAGATCATCGTACAGGAAGAATCACAGATATGTCATGTTGTCGATCCCATGGGAGGTTCTTATTATGTAGAAGCTCTTACAAACGGGATCATCGAAGAAGTCAGAAAGATCATGTCTGAAATCGAAGAACTCGGCGGAATGGCCAAGGCGATTGAGTCGGGAATGCCCAAAATGAGAATCGAAGAGTCTGCGGCCCGCAAACAGGCCAGAATCGATATGGGCAAGGATGTTATCGTAGGGGTCAACAAATATAAACTGGAAAAAGAGGATTCCCTGGATGTGCTTGAGGTCTCGAACACAGTTCGCGAAGAGCAGATCGCCATGCTCAAGGAAATAAAAGCGAAACGGAATTCCAAAAATGTTGAAAATCTCCTGGAAGCGATTACAAATTGCGCCGGGTCGGACGGCAACCTGCTTGAAGTTTGCATTGAAGCTGCAAGGGCGCGCGCGACCGTTGGCGAAATCTCGGATGCCATGGAAAAAGTTTTCGGAAGATATGTGGCAACAACACAGTGTATATCAGGAGCTTATGCTTCCGAGTATGGGGATGATGAGACAATTGCCTCCATACAAAAAAGAACAAAACAATTTATGGAAAGAGAGGGAAGAAGGCCGAGAATACTGGTTACCAAAATGGGACAGGACGGACATGACCGGGGAATAAAGGTTATTGCAACAGCCTATGCGGACCTTGGCTTTGATGTGGATATAAGCCCCATGTTCCAAACTCCCGAAGAAGCCGCCAAAATGGCCGTGGAGAACGATGTGCATATTGTGGGATCTTCAAGCCTGGCGGCAGGCCACAAGACTCTTATACCACAGCTTATTGAAGCTCTTAAAAACGAAAATGCAGAGAATATCAAGGTCGTTGTAGGCGGGGTTATCCCTCCGGGGGATTATGATTTCCTCTATAATGCCGGTGCAGTCGGCATATTCGGCCCGGGCACCGCAATTACGGAGTCTGTTAATCATGTCCTCAATGCTATTGAGAATACCGGATGA
- the sucC gene encoding ADP-forming succinate--CoA ligase subunit beta, with protein sequence MKIHEYQAKELFRKFDIAVPKGNVAFSPDEAMTTAETLGGYPVIVKAQIHAGGRGKGGGVKLAQSNEEVGKLADEIIGMTLVTHQTGPEGKLVKKVLVEQGLNIAKELYLSFIPDRDTAKIVIMASEAGGMDIEEVAASTPEKIIKVYIDPLQGIQAYHCREAAFGLNMTPPVMKQFSAMLNKLYKLFVTYDCSLVEINPLVITADDNVIALDAKLDVDGNSLFRHKDVVEYRDLDEEDPLEVEASNYNLNYINLGGSGNIGNMVNGAGLAMATMDIIKIAGAEPANFLDVGGGADAEMVENGFKIILSDKNVKGILINIFGGILRCDVLAEGVVQAAKKTGLSVPVVVRMEGTNVEKGRKILDESGLTLITAIDLKDAAQKIAEIAKGGN encoded by the coding sequence ATGAAAATTCATGAGTACCAGGCAAAGGAGTTGTTTAGAAAGTTCGATATTGCCGTACCCAAAGGCAATGTGGCTTTCAGCCCGGATGAAGCAATGACAACAGCCGAAACGCTGGGTGGTTATCCTGTTATTGTCAAAGCACAGATTCATGCCGGCGGCCGCGGGAAAGGAGGGGGAGTTAAACTTGCCCAGTCTAATGAAGAGGTCGGAAAACTTGCCGATGAAATAATAGGCATGACTCTTGTTACCCACCAGACAGGGCCGGAAGGTAAACTTGTCAAAAAGGTTCTTGTTGAACAGGGGCTTAATATTGCCAAGGAGCTGTATCTCAGTTTCATCCCTGACCGTGATACCGCCAAGATAGTTATAATGGCAAGCGAAGCCGGGGGCATGGACATTGAAGAAGTGGCTGCCAGCACCCCGGAGAAGATAATCAAGGTTTACATCGATCCCCTTCAGGGCATACAGGCCTACCATTGCCGCGAAGCGGCTTTTGGGCTGAACATGACGCCTCCCGTGATGAAGCAGTTCAGCGCCATGCTCAATAAATTATATAAACTATTTGTAACTTACGACTGTTCCCTGGTTGAAATAAATCCGCTTGTGATCACTGCGGATGATAATGTTATAGCTCTCGACGCAAAGCTGGATGTAGACGGCAACAGCCTCTTCCGCCATAAAGATGTTGTTGAATACAGAGATCTTGACGAAGAGGATCCCCTTGAAGTTGAAGCATCAAACTACAACCTTAACTATATTAATCTCGGCGGCAGCGGGAATATAGGAAATATGGTAAACGGCGCCGGTCTCGCCATGGCAACCATGGATATTATCAAAATTGCAGGCGCTGAACCGGCAAATTTTCTTGACGTAGGGGGCGGAGCCGATGCCGAAATGGTCGAAAACGGATTCAAAATTATTTTAAGCGACAAGAATGTAAAAGGGATTCTGATAAATATCTTCGGAGGTATCCTGAGATGTGACGTGCTGGCTGAAGGTGTTGTGCAGGCGGCAAAAAAGACGGGGCTTAGCGTCCCGGTGGTTGTGCGCATGGAAGGAACAAACGTTGAGAAGGGCCGAAAAATATTAGACGAATCTGGTCTTACTCTTATTACAGCGATCGATTTAAAGGATGCAGCTCAAAAAATAGCTGAGATCGCAAAAGGAGGTAACTAA
- the sucD gene encoding succinate--CoA ligase subunit alpha — protein sequence MSIFVNKDTRLVVQGITGREGMFHTQQCVIYGTNVVAGVTPGKAGQKMDDIPVFNTVKDAIASTGANCSMIFVPPPFAGDAIMEAADAGIDLIIAITEGIPIMDMMKVKNFLGTKSSRLIGPNCPGIITPGECKIGIMPGPMHKPGGPIGVLSRSGTLTYEVVHQLTLQGIGQTTCIGIGGDPINGTNFIDVLDAFEKDDETKGVVMVGEIGGTAEEEAAEFVKNNMSKPVVGFIAGLTAPPGRRMGHAGAIISGGTGTAGAKIDAFNACGVHVCKNLGTLGEICTEVFK from the coding sequence GTGAGCATATTCGTTAACAAAGATACTCGTCTGGTAGTCCAGGGAATAACAGGCCGGGAAGGGATGTTTCACACTCAGCAGTGCGTAATCTACGGCACCAACGTAGTTGCAGGCGTCACCCCCGGTAAAGCCGGCCAGAAAATGGATGACATCCCTGTTTTCAATACTGTTAAAGATGCAATAGCCTCTACCGGCGCAAATTGCAGCATGATTTTTGTACCGCCGCCTTTTGCAGGTGATGCCATTATGGAAGCTGCTGATGCCGGAATCGACCTTATTATAGCCATTACAGAAGGCATTCCGATAATGGACATGATGAAGGTCAAAAATTTCCTTGGCACAAAAAGTTCACGCCTTATAGGACCTAATTGCCCCGGAATCATTACTCCGGGTGAGTGCAAAATAGGAATAATGCCCGGGCCGATGCACAAACCCGGCGGACCTATAGGAGTTCTTTCACGTTCCGGAACCCTTACCTACGAGGTTGTGCATCAGTTGACCCTGCAGGGAATAGGTCAAACAACATGCATAGGAATAGGCGGAGATCCAATTAACGGCACCAATTTCATTGATGTACTCGATGCTTTTGAAAAAGATGATGAGACCAAAGGTGTTGTCATGGTAGGTGAAATCGGTGGAACCGCTGAAGAGGAAGCTGCTGAATTCGTCAAAAACAACATGTCTAAACCTGTTGTAGGTTTCATAGCGGGATTAACGGCTCCTCCAGGGCGCCGCATGGGACATGCCGGAGCGATTATCAGCGGCGGAACAGGCACGGCAGGGGCTAAAATAGATGCATTTAATGCCTGTGGCGTCCATGTTTGCAAAAATCTGGGCACTCTGGGCGAAATATGCACAGAAGTATTTAAATAA
- the meaB gene encoding methylmalonyl Co-A mutase-associated GTPase MeaB codes for MTPKDSQDYIHGVIDRNNRLLAKTITLIESSLPAHQELARNIINKLLPHTGKAVRLGITGVPGAGKSTFIESLGMLLLKKGLSVAVLAVDPSSTRGGGSILADKTRMEKLSVAANAFIRPSPSGGTLGGVARKTRETMLVCEAAGFDVIIVETVGVGQSETTVASMVDFFLVLMIAGAGDELQGMKKGVLEIADALAINKTDGDNVQKARMARKEYETALHLLRPASLTWSPPVLNCSAIEMTGIDEIWGTVLEHRKKFTATGEFQANRKKQSIDWMRSLIEEGLKEKFHKNPEVKKALPGIKMGVGNGSLAPTVAADRLLSLVNGH; via the coding sequence ATGACACCCAAAGATTCCCAGGATTATATTCATGGAGTCATCGACCGGAACAATCGCCTACTTGCAAAAACCATTACACTGATTGAAAGTTCCCTGCCGGCTCATCAGGAGCTGGCAAGGAACATAATCAACAAACTCCTTCCGCATACAGGGAAAGCCGTTCGGCTTGGTATCACAGGGGTGCCGGGCGCCGGAAAAAGTACATTCATAGAAAGTCTCGGCATGCTTTTGCTGAAAAAAGGCCTCAGCGTTGCCGTGCTTGCGGTGGATCCTTCCAGCACAAGGGGCGGAGGAAGTATTCTGGCCGACAAGACCCGTATGGAAAAGCTTTCGGTTGCTGCCAATGCATTCATCAGACCCTCACCTTCCGGAGGAACCCTTGGAGGAGTCGCCAGAAAAACCAGGGAAACGATGCTGGTCTGTGAAGCGGCCGGTTTTGATGTAATTATTGTTGAAACAGTCGGGGTGGGTCAGTCTGAAACAACAGTAGCTTCCATGGTCGATTTTTTTCTGGTTCTTATGATTGCAGGAGCAGGCGATGAACTCCAGGGTATGAAAAAAGGCGTTTTGGAGATAGCCGACGCGTTGGCCATTAATAAGACAGATGGGGACAATGTGCAAAAAGCCAGGATGGCCAGAAAAGAGTATGAAACAGCCCTTCACCTTTTAAGGCCGGCCTCGTTAACATGGTCGCCTCCGGTATTGAATTGCAGCGCCATTGAAATGACCGGCATAGACGAAATCTGGGGTACCGTTTTAGAACACCGCAAAAAGTTTACCGCTACAGGTGAATTTCAAGCAAATCGTAAGAAACAGTCTATTGACTGGATGCGGTCCCTGATTGAGGAGGGACTTAAAGAAAAATTTCATAAAAATCCTGAAGTAAAAAAAGCCTTACCCGGGATAAAAATGGGCGTGGGGAATGGCTCGCTGGCACCGACTGTTGCTGCAGACAGGTTGCTATCTTTGGTGAATGGGCACTAA
- a CDS encoding acyl-CoA carboxylase subunit beta, with protein MGIVEDKIKKFKELEKAIMQMGGEKAVAKHHKQGKLTARERLDSLFDPGTFREIDMFVKHHCTNFGMENVDIPAEGVITGHGLVNGRPIFAYSQDFTSRAGSLGEMHAKKICKVMDLALKAGVPFVGINDSGGARIQEGVDSLSGYGDIFFRNSAASGTIPQISAVMGPTAGGAVYSPAMTDYVFMVKKTSYMFITGPAVIKTVTGEDISFEDLGGAMTHNTKSGVAQFACEDDKDAIEQIKKLLSYLPSSNMDDPPVVDTGDDPKRTDPKLNTIIPDNPNKTYEMKDVIASIVDNGEFFEPHKHYAKNIIVCFARLNGRSIGIIANQPKFLAGCLDVNASDKATRFIRFCDAFNIPLLTIADVPGYLPGSDQEYGGIIRHGAKLLWCYSEATVPKLLLVTRKDYGGSYLAMCSKHQGADMVFAWPSAQIAVMGAEGAANVIHAKEIKAADDPVAKRKEKIKEYEDLFSNPYCAANSGHVDAVIEPAETRTRLIDALEIMCTKREMRPPKKHGNIPM; from the coding sequence ATGGGTATAGTGGAAGATAAAATTAAGAAATTTAAAGAACTTGAAAAAGCGATCATGCAAATGGGCGGTGAAAAAGCAGTTGCAAAGCACCATAAACAAGGAAAGCTGACTGCAAGGGAGAGGCTAGATTCTCTTTTCGATCCCGGCACATTCCGTGAGATCGATATGTTTGTCAAGCACCACTGCACAAATTTCGGGATGGAGAATGTCGATATCCCCGCCGAAGGCGTCATAACCGGGCATGGCCTTGTAAATGGAAGGCCGATTTTTGCATATTCCCAGGATTTTACCTCAAGAGCCGGAAGCCTTGGTGAAATGCATGCAAAAAAGATCTGCAAAGTTATGGATCTGGCTTTAAAAGCCGGTGTCCCTTTTGTCGGTATTAATGATTCCGGGGGAGCAAGAATTCAGGAAGGAGTCGATTCTCTTTCCGGTTACGGCGACATTTTCTTCCGTAACTCGGCCGCGTCGGGCACAATTCCGCAGATTTCGGCAGTCATGGGCCCAACCGCAGGGGGCGCCGTATATTCTCCCGCCATGACCGACTATGTCTTTATGGTCAAGAAAACAAGCTACATGTTCATTACCGGCCCTGCGGTTATCAAAACAGTAACCGGTGAAGATATATCCTTTGAGGATCTGGGCGGAGCCATGACCCACAATACCAAGAGCGGAGTAGCACAGTTTGCTTGCGAAGATGACAAAGATGCCATAGAACAGATCAAGAAACTGCTCTCATATCTTCCTTCAAGCAACATGGACGACCCTCCTGTTGTCGATACAGGAGATGATCCCAAACGGACCGATCCGAAACTGAATACTATAATTCCTGATAATCCCAACAAAACCTATGAGATGAAAGATGTGATTGCTTCGATTGTAGATAACGGTGAATTTTTTGAACCCCATAAGCACTATGCCAAAAATATAATAGTCTGTTTTGCCAGGCTCAACGGCAGAAGCATTGGTATTATCGCCAACCAGCCCAAATTTCTGGCAGGATGCCTCGATGTTAATGCTTCGGACAAGGCTACACGGTTCATACGCTTTTGTGACGCTTTTAATATCCCTTTGCTTACAATTGCGGATGTACCTGGTTATCTGCCGGGAAGCGATCAGGAATATGGAGGAATTATCCGTCACGGCGCAAAGCTGCTATGGTGTTATTCCGAAGCTACAGTACCCAAACTTCTGCTGGTGACACGCAAGGATTACGGCGGCTCTTATCTTGCCATGTGTTCCAAACACCAGGGGGCGGACATGGTCTTTGCCTGGCCCAGTGCCCAGATAGCCGTAATGGGGGCCGAAGGAGCGGCAAATGTTATCCATGCCAAAGAGATTAAAGCAGCAGATGATCCGGTTGCAAAACGCAAAGAGAAAATCAAGGAGTACGAGGATCTTTTTTCCAATCCCTACTGCGCTGCTAATAGCGGGCATGTAGATGCGGTAATCGAGCCGGCTGAAACCAGAACCCGCCTCATAGACGCGTTAGAAATCATGTGCACCAAACGCGAGATGAGGCCGCCTAAAAAACACGGCAATATTCCTATGTAG